A stretch of Bradyrhizobium sp. AZCC 2262 DNA encodes these proteins:
- a CDS encoding DUF169 domain-containing protein, translating to MQQQTPPETFDLAGMVADLNSLLRLKTTVIGIKMFARVEEMAAIPKIRRPSAVHTTDQIVSMASRLGWTVGITGDDLVGAQCRAVIGLAPQDEKFLAGENYVGVWHGTAEDARKRQEALDVVPFGRYQAMAVSPLTSGRLNPPDICLVYATPGQMIILINGLQYTGYKKFEWGVVGETACADSWGRALKTGEPSLSLPCFAERRYGGVPDEEMLMALKPEHLAKAIVGMKQLAKNGLRYPIAPYGIQADVRAGMGVSYAKK from the coding sequence ATGCAACAGCAGACACCGCCGGAAACGTTCGACTTGGCCGGCATGGTGGCCGACCTGAACAGCCTGCTTCGGCTGAAGACCACCGTGATCGGCATCAAGATGTTCGCGCGCGTCGAGGAGATGGCCGCGATCCCCAAAATCCGCCGTCCCTCGGCGGTGCATACCACCGACCAGATCGTCAGCATGGCCTCGCGGCTCGGCTGGACCGTCGGCATCACCGGTGACGATCTCGTCGGCGCGCAATGCCGCGCCGTGATCGGGCTGGCGCCGCAGGACGAAAAATTTCTCGCCGGCGAAAACTATGTCGGCGTCTGGCACGGCACGGCCGAGGATGCACGCAAGCGCCAGGAAGCGCTCGATGTCGTGCCTTTCGGCCGGTATCAGGCGATGGCGGTGAGCCCGCTCACCAGCGGCCGGCTCAACCCGCCGGATATTTGTCTGGTCTACGCCACGCCCGGGCAGATGATTATTCTCATCAACGGCCTGCAATATACCGGCTACAAGAAGTTCGAATGGGGCGTAGTCGGCGAAACCGCGTGTGCGGATTCCTGGGGCAGGGCGCTGAAGACAGGCGAACCGTCCCTGTCGCTGCCATGCTTCGCCGAGCGGCGCTATGGCGGCGTGCCGGACGAGGAGATGCTGATGGCGCTCAAGCCTGAGCATCTTGCCAAGGCAATCGTAGGCATGAAGCAGCTCGCGAAGAACGGCCTGCGCTATCCGATCGCGCCCTATGGTATCCAGGCCGACGTACGCGCCGGCATGGGTGTCTCGTACGCGAAGAAATAG